TTCCCGTTTTTCGTCAAGCACAAACCGCTTTTAATCAAATCTTTTTCCCGGTAACCGCGTTCGCGAAAATCATGATACAAGCGGTCCCACTGCGGCGGCGCAAAGCCGAGTTTAAAATCGACAATGGTCTGCGCGGATAGGCCTCGTTTCTTAAAATAGTCAATCCCTACAGCGCCCATGCGTGTTTTCGTCAGACAATTATGAAAATAGTCAGCCGCCAAATCGCAGATCTCATACAATCGTTGCCGCTCTTCTTCCCGCTTGCGCTCGGCCGGTGACAGATCCGCCTTGGGAATTTCCAAGCCGATCCGTTGCGCCAGTTTTTCCACGGATTCCGGGAACGAAATGTTTTCTATCTTTTGCACAAATTGAAAAACGTCACCGCCCGCATGGCAACCGAAGCAATAAAAAAACTCCTTGTCGGGTGAGACGGAAAATGACGGCGTCTTTTCTTCATGAAACGGACAGCACGCCCAATAGTTATTCTGTTTTCGGGTCAGCGGCACGTAACTTCCGACCACATCGACAATCGGATTGCCGGCACGTACCTGCTCAATAAATTCTTTGCTGAACTGCATAACGCCTCCGTTTCTGATATATGTATTAACCGTGGAACGGCAAAATCCTTTTTTCGTCCACGTAAAAACCGTCGTCATTATGACGACGGTTTTATTTATTTGGCATAATCGGTCGCCCTGGTTTCCCGAATGACGACTACTTTGACCTGCCCCGGATACTTGAGTTCGTTTTCGATACGCGTGGCAATTTTATGTACCAACAACGTAGCTTCGTCCTCGTTCACTTTTTCCGGTTTGACCATGACACGAATTTCGCGACCGGCCTGAATCGCAAAGCAACTTTCCACACCGTCAAACGACTTGGCGATTTCTTCCAACTTCGTGAGACGTTTCAAATAATTTTCCAGCGTTTCGCGACGAGCGCCCGGCCGTGCAGCTGAAATCGCATCCGCTGCCGCTACCAAAACCGCTTCCACAAAGGTCGCTTCCGTATCGCCGTGATGGGATCCAATCGCATTCACCACAACGTCCGGTTCATGGTACTTCTTGGCAATCTCTACACCCAATTCCACATGTGTGCCTTCCGTTTCCTGATCGATCGCTTTGCCGATATCATGCAACAGGCCGGCACGACGTGCCATGCCTACATCGGCTCCGATCTCGGCGGCCAGCGTGCCCGCTAACATCGCCACTTCCACGGAGTGCTGCAGAACGTTTTGACCATAACTGGTACGATATTTCAATCGTCCCAATATCTTAATCAGCTCGGGATGTAAATCGTGGATACCGACGTCGAATGTCGCCTGTTCACCGGCTTCACGCATCGCTTTATCCACTTCTCGTTTGGCTTTTTCGACGGTTTCTTCAATACGAGCCGGATGAATTCTGCCGTCTTTAATCAAGTTCTCCAAGGCAATACGCGCGATTTCCCTCCGTATGGAATGGAAACCGGACAGCGTCACCGCTTCTGGAGTATCATCAATGATTAAATCTACACCGGTCGCCATCTCCAGCGCTCGAATGTTGCGCCCTTCACGACCGATAATCCGACCCTTCATTTCATCATTCGGTAAGCTTACCACCGAAATCGTAGTTTCGGCGACCTGATCGGCGGCGTTGCGTTGAATCGCCAGTGAAATCACTTCACGTGCGTTTTTATCCGCTTCCGCTTCGAATTTTGTTTGTAATTCACGAATCAAGACCGCTTGATCATGCTTAATTTGCGTCTCCGTTTGCTCCAGCAACAATGCCTTCGCCTGTTCCGCAGTCAAGCCAGAGATTTCTTCCAACTTTTGCAACTGCTGCGCATACAGGCTGTCTGCCGCGCTTTGCCGTTCTTTTACTTTCGCATCACGGCGCTGCAACGCTTCTTCCTTATGTTCCAGCGAATCCGCACGTTTCTCCAAATTTTCTTCTTTTTGCAGTAAACGTCGTTCATACCGTTGTAAATCTGTGCGGCGTTCTTTTTCTTCCTGTTCAAAATCGGTACGCAGACGATGCATTTCGTCTTTTGTCTGCAGGACGCTCTCTTTGTACGTGCTGTCAGCATCCCGTCGCGCCTGAGCGACGATGCGGGAAGCTTCCTGCTCGGCACTGCCGATTTTCGATTCCGCTAAACTGCGTCGTAAAAAATAGCCGCATGCCACGCCGATAATCGCCAAGAGAAGTCCTATCATGAGAGTCTCAACTATGATCTCCACCTCCCTTGCGCATAGAAAATCAATTGATTTTCTATATATTATTTGGTTTTTTATGTTCGTTTCTTACAGATTGCCTTTATTTATTGTAGATTTTTTTAATAATACTGTCAAGTAACGCGCCGTCTTATAAATATCTCCGGCATGGGCAAAAAGCTTTTTAATGCGGATGTTTTGCGCGCCGCTAAAAGCAACGACAGGAGTAGCAAAAAAATAATTTTCATAAATACGTTTACAAAAAATGACTCCCGCAAAAGGAGTCATTTTTTATGATGTTTTTTCTGCTTCATATGAAAAACCGATTCCATTCATCGTCACCACTCCGTCTCGAAGTAGGAGCGGCGCTTGTCTTACTGTGAGAATATCAATCGTATTTTGAACGCTCGGAGAGCAATAAATCCCGTGCGGCGAGTTCTTCCAAAACCGCATAAAACGTGCTTTGTCCGTAACCGCGATTGGCAAGATAGGAACCGACTTTCCGACGTAATACCGAACCGTTTTTGGTTAATTTCGCAAGTACAAGAACAAGAGCCCGTTCTTTTTCTTCCTCTGCGTTCAGCCGTTCCGGCATCTCCAACCCGCGCTCCTTCATTTTGAAGGCGATATAGCTGTTGCCGTAGACGCCTTCCTCTACAAAGCGACGATACACACGTTTTGCCAGCGCCTCGTCATCAATGAAGCGATTGTCCTGCAAACGCTTGATCGCGGCGTCTTTTTCCTCATCCGTGTACCCTTTCGCCGTGAGTTTGCGTCGGATCTCCAATACGGAATAGCTGCGCTTCGAAAGATATGTCAGCGCCTGATCATAGGCGCGATCCTCATTCGTCATTCGCTTCCGTCAGCTCGCCCTCTTCGAAAAGTTCAGGCTCGGCCAACAACGTATCGCGAATCAATTTATCGATCTCTTGCGCGATCGCCGGATTTTGTTTCAGATATTCTTTGACATTTTCTTTACCCTGACCCATGCGCTCGCCGTTGTAGGAATACCACGAGCCGCTCTTTTGGATAATGTCCATGTTCACGCCGATGTCGATCAACGTGCCCTCATGCGAAATACCGGAGCCGTACATCATGTCGAATTCCGCCAGACGGAACGGCGGCGCCACTTTATTTTTCACAATCTTCGCACGAGTTCGGTTACCGATCACATCGGTCCCCTGTTTAATCGTTTCGCCTTTACGAATATCAATGCGAATGGTCGCGTAAAATTTCAGCGCACGACCGCCTGTGGTCGTTTCGGGGTTGCCGAACATGATGCCGACTTTTTCACGCAACTGGTTGATAAAGATGACGATCGTTTTGGATTTGCTGATGATACCGGTCAATTTGCGCAGCGCCTGGCTCATCAGACGAGCTTGCAAACCGACGTGTGAATCGCCCATTTCCCCTTCAATTTCCGCTTTCGGAACCAGCGCCGCCACCGAGTCGATAACGATAATATCAATCGCGCCGCTGCGCACCAGCATCTCGCAAATTTCCAGCGCCTGTTCACCGGTGTCCGGCTGCGAAATCAAGAGATTCTGTGTGTCGACACCGAGATGGCGCGCGTAAATCGGATCCAGCGCGTGTTCCGCATCGATAAAAGCGGCGATACCGCCCTGTTTTTGCGCCTGCGCGATCGCATGCAAGGCGACCGTTGTTTTACCGGACGATTCCGGTCCGTAGATTTCAATGACACGTCCGCGCGGAAAACCGCCGATGCCCAACGCCAAATCCAACGCCAGTGAGCCCGAAGAAATAACTTCCAAATTCATGTTGGAGCCGACATCTCCCAAACGCATGACGGCGCCTGCACCGAAATCCCGTTCGATCTGTTTGATCGCGCGTTCCAGCGCTTTTACTTTGCCTTCATTCAGGCTGTTATTTTCCATCGATCGTATCCTCCTTCGAATGTATCTGTAACCATGCCGCCAATTCCGCTAAGGCAAATCGCACGGCGCTTGCGCGCACTTCCGCGCGCGTGCCGCTAAACACGCAGCGTTGTACCTTATAATCCGTTTTGCTGCCGCAGGCGATATATACCGTGCCGCAAGGTTCGGTCGTCGTGCCGCCACCCGGCCCCGCATATCCTGTCGTCGCTAAACCGATATCGGCCGCGGCGCTGGCCAAAATTCCCATGAGCATTTCCTGTGCCGTTTTTTCGGAAACGGCGGTATACCGCGCGAGCGTTTCGGCACGAACGCCGAGCCACGCTTCTTTACGACGCTCCTGATACGCAACTATCGTGCCCTCGAAGTACGCGGAGCTGCCCGCCCGATCTGTCAATGCGGCCGCGAGCATGCCGCCGGTGCAGGATTCTGCGGTCGCTACGCGTAAACCGCTTTGCAATAATGCTTCATGCAACGCTTTCGGCATCAAAGACCGCATCAGTACGCCGGTCCGATCGGCTCCGCTACGACATCGTAAGCGTAACCCGCCACAATTTTTACAGGCACGAAATCCCCCGGCCGTAAACTCGGTTCATTTTCCAAATACACTTTGCCGTCCACGTCCGGCGCCTGACTGATCAGGCGTCCTTCTGCCGGAGTCTCCGCCGTCGCCGCCGCTTCAATCAGGGCGACCGTTTCCTGACCGACGCTTTCGCGATTAAGTTCTTCGGAAATCGCCGCCTGTATGGACATCAGAATATCGTAGCGTTGGCGCTTGACTTCGTCGGGCACCTGCTCCGGCATGCGTGCCGCCGGCGTGCCGTCCTCCTGTGAATAAGGGAATACGCCCACGCGATCGAAACGGATTTTTTTCACGAGTTCGCAAAGTTCTTTAAAATCGGCTTCCGTTTCGCCGGGAAAACCGACGATAAACGTCGTACGCAAGGTAATCGGAACGGCCTGCGCGCGTACTTTTTCAAGCAAACTGATAATATCCGCTTTGCGGTCACGACGATTCATGCGCTGCAAAATGCGATCGCTGATGTGTTGCAAGGGAATATCGATATATTTGCAGATTTTGGGATTCGTAACGATTTCCTGTAAGAGTTCATCCGTAAAATATTTCGGGTATAAATATAAAAGCCGTACCCATTCAATTCCGTCAATCGCCGTCAATTCTCGCAATAACGAGGCAAGAGTCGTCGGATTCTCCAAGTCTCGGCCGTAGCTCGTGGTATCCTGCGCGATCACGTTAATTTCACGGACACCCTCCTGCGTCATCTTCCGCACTTCACTGACGATGGATGCTACACTGCGACTGCGAAAGCGTCCGCGCACGTAGGGAATCAGGCAAAACGCGCAACCGTTACTGCAGCCCTCCGCCACCTTGACATACGCACTGTAATGCGGAGTGGTACGCTCGCGCGGCAAAGCGGCCAAATCCGGCAGCGGCGCCCGATCAAAGTAAGCGACATGTGACTTGCCTTCACGTTCAAAACGCTCCACCGCTTCCACAATGCGTTCCCACGATTCCGTGCCCAGCAAAATATCAATTTCCGGAATCTCACGAAACAACTCTTCACGGAATTGCTGGCTCAAACAACCGGTGACAACCAGCAGCCGCGCGCGACCGGTTTCTTTATATTGCGCCGCCTGCAAAATTTCCTGAATAGATTCTTCCTTAGCCGCTTCGATAAACGTGCAGGTATTGACGACGATAACATCCGCCTGCGCCGGATCTTCCGTCAATTGCCATTGCGCCTTTTGCAGCAACCCCATCATCATTTCGGCATCGACTAAATTTTTTGAGCAGCCCAGGCTGATCACTGCGACTTGTTTCATTCAACTTCCTTTCCTGCAAAGCGTACTTCCTTAAACCACGCCGCCAATAACGCTTTGCGTCCGGTCGGAGTGTAGGTTTTACGGAGTGGCCAGAGTTGCAATTCCTGGTTTTCGGAATCCACTACCTGCGCACTCGGAAAACCGGTGTAGTAAAAATAATAATGCTTGCGATGCAAAGGCGTAAACGCATTCCCTTCCATCACCCAGTCCAATAAGGCGCCGACTTCCTGCGCCTGCGATGTCGATTTGGGAATCCCGATACCGTATAAGTAATACGCCGTCCCGTCCTGCGGATAAATCATAGTCAGCGGCAAACCCTGCACCATAAATTCGCGCGCGGTAGCCGCATCGGAAATGGCCACGTCACTTTTTTGCATCGCCAGAACGCGTACCGATGTCGACAAATATTTTGAATACTGCACCACATGTCGATGAATAAAATCCAGTTTACGGAATGCTTCGACATGCCCGTATTGTTCCACCATCGAGTATAAAAGCTCCGCGGAAAGATCCGCCGCTACGAAATCGGTCATCGTAATGCGGACATCATCATGCGCCGTCAAATCCTGCCACGAATGCAGCGGCTTCGACATGGAGCGATAGTAATCGTTGGTCACGACAAACACGATCGGAATATACCATGTGCCGGTCCACAGTCCGTCTTCATCTTTGAATTGTTGCGCGACAAGATCCGTTTGCTCCGACATATACGGTTGCAACAAATCAAAGCGAGCGAGCTCTTGCAGCGTCGCCTGACTCGCCCAGACAAGATCCGGTGCGGGAGTATTCCCCGGCGATTTCAGATGGTCTACAATCTGCTCCCCGGTCAAAGGCACCAGGGTAAGTTCCACCTGACGTTCGTTGCGATAGACCTCCGCCAAGGTTTGGATAATATCCGGCGGCATATCCGAATACACCACCAGCTTCTCCCTGACCGGGACCATCCCTTCTTCTGCCGCATCTTGCGTGGGTAAGTGCGCCGTCGCGACAAGCCATAGTACGACGACAACCAACAGCCCTACCGGCAACCATTTCCGCATGTTTTCACCTCGAATTTATTATACCATAGCCACTCCTTACGGATTCGCCCAAAATCGTCGCAAACAAAAACACATCGGCTGACAGCCGATGTGTTTTTTACTCTTCGTCTTCCGCTTCAAACATATCGTCGTACAATTTTTGGACCGCTTCAAATTCATTTTCCTCCGGCGATACATATTCGATCTCGCCATTTTCGGTCGTATCCATACGAGCTAAAATCAGATCCGGTTCTTTCTCTTCCGGTGCGTCGTCATCCGGGATGGACACCAGTACGGCAAATTGCTTGCCGTTATACGGAATAATAATATCCTGCGCGTAGTACTCCTCTTCGCCATTCGGACCTTCCACTTCCACGATGACTACTTCTTCATCATTCTGCAGTTCCTGTTCCGGTTGCTTTTCCATTGCCTACCCCTTCTTTCTGCACGATGGCATTCAAATACCCTTGCAATATAAGCACTGCGGCCAATTGGTCAACCACGGTACGCCGCTTATCGCGACGCACGTTACCCGCCAAGAGACTCCTTTGCGCGGCGACTGTCGTGAGTCGTTCATCCCAAAAAACAATTTCGGTGTCGGGGAGCAGGCGTTGTAAACGCGCCGCAAACTTTTGCGTTTTTTCCGCCCTTTCACCAAGGGTCCCGTTCATGTTTTTCGGTAAGCCAACCACAATCTTCGCCACGTCATAATGACGCGCCCATTCGGCCATGCGTTCCAGATCGGCGTTGCGGGAAATATGCTCCCACGTTTCCACCGCCTGCGCCGTCAGCCCGAGCGGGTCGCTCACGGCAATTCCCGTGCGTTTCGTGCCGACATCGAGCCCTAAAATTCGTTTCATTGGCGATCGTGGGCTACGTACAACGTAATCAAGTCTTCCAAAATGCGATCGCGTTCAAACCCACGAATCAAATTGCGCGCATTTCGGTGACTGGTAATATAAGTCGGATCA
Above is a window of Negativicoccus succinicivorans DNA encoding:
- the rny gene encoding ribonuclease Y → MIGLLLAIIGVACGYFLRRSLAESKIGSAEQEASRIVAQARRDADSTYKESVLQTKDEMHRLRTDFEQEEKERRTDLQRYERRLLQKEENLEKRADSLEHKEEALQRRDAKVKERQSAADSLYAQQLQKLEEISGLTAEQAKALLLEQTETQIKHDQAVLIRELQTKFEAEADKNAREVISLAIQRNAADQVAETTISVVSLPNDEMKGRIIGREGRNIRALEMATGVDLIIDDTPEAVTLSGFHSIRREIARIALENLIKDGRIHPARIEETVEKAKREVDKAMREAGEQATFDVGIHDLHPELIKILGRLKYRTSYGQNVLQHSVEVAMLAGTLAAEIGADVGMARRAGLLHDIGKAIDQETEGTHVELGVEIAKKYHEPDVVVNAIGSHHGDTEATFVEAVLVAAADAISAARPGARRETLENYLKRLTKLEEIAKSFDGVESCFAIQAGREIRVMVKPEKVNEDEATLLVHKIATRIENELKYPGQVKVVVIRETRATDYAK
- a CDS encoding regulatory protein RecX, with amino-acid sequence MTNEDRAYDQALTYLSKRSYSVLEIRRKLTAKGYTDEEKDAAIKRLQDNRFIDDEALAKRVYRRFVEEGVYGNSYIAFKMKERGLEMPERLNAEEEKERALVLVLAKLTKNGSVLRRKVGSYLANRGYGQSTFYAVLEELAARDLLLSERSKYD
- the recA gene encoding recombinase RecA, which gives rise to MENNSLNEGKVKALERAIKQIERDFGAGAVMRLGDVGSNMNLEVISSGSLALDLALGIGGFPRGRVIEIYGPESSGKTTVALHAIAQAQKQGGIAAFIDAEHALDPIYARHLGVDTQNLLISQPDTGEQALEICEMLVRSGAIDIIVIDSVAALVPKAEIEGEMGDSHVGLQARLMSQALRKLTGIISKSKTIVIFINQLREKVGIMFGNPETTTGGRALKFYATIRIDIRKGETIKQGTDVIGNRTRAKIVKNKVAPPFRLAEFDMMYGSGISHEGTLIDIGVNMDIIQKSGSWYSYNGERMGQGKENVKEYLKQNPAIAQEIDKLIRDTLLAEPELFEEGELTEANDE
- a CDS encoding CinA family protein is translated as MRSLMPKALHEALLQSGLRVATAESCTGGMLAAALTDRAGSSAYFEGTIVAYQERRKEAWLGVRAETLARYTAVSEKTAQEMLMGILASAAADIGLATTGYAGPGGGTTTEPCGTVYIACGSKTDYKVQRCVFSGTRAEVRASAVRFALAELAAWLQIHSKEDTIDGK
- the rimO gene encoding 30S ribosomal protein S12 methylthiotransferase RimO translates to MKQVAVISLGCSKNLVDAEMMMGLLQKAQWQLTEDPAQADVIVVNTCTFIEAAKEESIQEILQAAQYKETGRARLLVVTGCLSQQFREELFREIPEIDILLGTESWERIVEAVERFEREGKSHVAYFDRAPLPDLAALPRERTTPHYSAYVKVAEGCSNGCAFCLIPYVRGRFRSRSVASIVSEVRKMTQEGVREINVIAQDTTSYGRDLENPTTLASLLRELTAIDGIEWVRLLYLYPKYFTDELLQEIVTNPKICKYIDIPLQHISDRILQRMNRRDRKADIISLLEKVRAQAVPITLRTTFIVGFPGETEADFKELCELVKKIRFDRVGVFPYSQEDGTPAARMPEQVPDEVKRQRYDILMSIQAAISEELNRESVGQETVALIEAAATAETPAEGRLISQAPDVDGKVYLENEPSLRPGDFVPVKIVAGYAYDVVAEPIGPAY
- a CDS encoding ABC transporter substrate-binding protein, with the translated sequence MRKWLPVGLLVVVVLWLVATAHLPTQDAAEEGMVPVREKLVVYSDMPPDIIQTLAEVYRNERQVELTLVPLTGEQIVDHLKSPGNTPAPDLVWASQATLQELARFDLLQPYMSEQTDLVAQQFKDEDGLWTGTWYIPIVFVVTNDYYRSMSKPLHSWQDLTAHDDVRITMTDFVAADLSAELLYSMVEQYGHVEAFRKLDFIHRHVVQYSKYLSTSVRVLAMQKSDVAISDAATAREFMVQGLPLTMIYPQDGTAYYLYGIGIPKSTSQAQEVGALLDWVMEGNAFTPLHRKHYYFYYTGFPSAQVVDSENQELQLWPLRKTYTPTGRKALLAAWFKEVRFAGKEVE
- a CDS encoding DUF1292 domain-containing protein, which encodes MEKQPEQELQNDEEVVIVEVEGPNGEEEYYAQDIIIPYNGKQFAVLVSIPDDDAPEEKEPDLILARMDTTENGEIEYVSPEENEFEAVQKLYDDMFEAEDEE
- the ruvX gene encoding Holliday junction resolvase RuvX, with product MKRILGLDVGTKRTGIAVSDPLGLTAQAVETWEHISRNADLERMAEWARHYDVAKIVVGLPKNMNGTLGERAEKTQKFAARLQRLLPDTEIVFWDERLTTVAAQRSLLAGNVRRDKRRTVVDQLAAVLILQGYLNAIVQKEGVGNGKATGTGTAE